Proteins encoded in a region of the Populus nigra chromosome 3, ddPopNigr1.1, whole genome shotgun sequence genome:
- the LOC133689413 gene encoding uncharacterized protein LOC133689413, which produces MPAAPFVFTSQNLEANPSLFEQQSTTNVPPAQVSVTVNLTADDPHMVKFSKQVDYEKLTALEDRLRVVEGADLYDPVHAAKMCLVPNVVVPKEFRVPEFIKYTGTECPVTHLKSYCNKMAEVVNDEKLLIHFFQDSLSGSYKFNMEVAPDRSSLLVMEKGNKETVREYTLRWREKASHVQPSLLEKEMVTLFSNTFKSPYFEHLVGSSAQHFYDAVTIAERIEQAIRMGRMLEPTEKKGFTGKKKDSEMNNVEGVYKGKKKNYHHYNFQIPTQQVASVNFTKPFPTNQQNPPNDQQSNQIVNPPRRNFQRTQERLPPLPLPLGEMYSKLLSIGQVAPVPLTPLQPPYPNWYKPDLTCEYHAGIVGHNIESCNAFKNKLLQLIKAGWITFDDAPNVNSNHLPNHTTSSGGVNVVGVEDKKKRVLKVSMERLYGMIVQSGYLPEEVKRMLTFGMIRIESEEESSEVGMIGRQEKKVEVCRLQPTMGGPPKLILTKPVCTNSGSYGTMPYNYGYSFNIKDPTPIFHTEIGGLTRSGRCFTPEELERQRKAKGKEIVDAFKGMEVNKPISEDESNEFLKLMKHSEYSMVDQLKKTPARISLMSLILSSELHRKALQKVLNEAYVPQDITQDTMEHLVGRIQASNYLYFTEDELDPEGTGHNKPLYITVKCKNCLIGKVLVDNGSALNVLPRHMLDEMPIDATYMRPSTMTARAYDGSPRQVIGTIDIELFVGPQMFLVTLQVMDIHPSYSMLLGRPWIHASGAVTSSLHQCLKYIINGTLVKVKAEETLSMIRNVSVPYIEAEDCKDGNLHAFEIVNTEWVPENMVLRRPIISDTSRMIAKCFLKHGLPFQNASLTGSFKGVNMMKVNAADQRFGLGFKPKKYDYKRAARIK; this is translated from the exons ATGCCAGCAGCTCCTTTTGTATTCACATCTCAAAATTTAGAGGCAAATCCCTCTTTATTTGAACAACAGTCCACTACCAATGTTCCACCAGCACAAGTGTCGGTTACTGTAAACTTGACAGCTGATGACCCACATATGGTGAAATTCTCTAAACAAGTTGATTATGAGAAGTTGACCGCTCTAGAAGACAGATTGAGGGTAGTCGAAGGGGCAGACTTATATGATCCTGTTCATGCTGCAAAGATGTGTTTAGTTCCAAATGTAGTTGTACCCAAAGAATTTAGGGTACCAGAATTCATCAAGTATACCGGAACTGAATGCCCAGTCACACATCTTAAATCTTATTGCAATAAGATGGCAGAAGTAGTGAATGATGAGAAACTTCTCATCCATTTCTTTCAAGACAGTCTTTCTGGATCG TACAAATTCAACATGGAGGTAGCCCCGGACAGGTCAAGCTTGTTAGTCATGGAGAAGGGCAACAAAGAGACTGTAAGAGAATACACTTTGAGATGGCGTGAAAAAGCATCTCATGTTCAACCCTCtttgttagaaaaagaaatggtcaCTCTGTTTTCCAACACTTTTAAATCTCCTTACTTTGAACACCTAGTGGGTAGTTCAgctcaacatttctatgatgctGTAACTATCgctgagaggatagaacaagCAATAAGAATGGGGAGAATGTTAGAGCCTACTGAGAAGAAAGGCTTTACTGGGAAAAAGAAGGATTCTGAGATGAACAACGTGGAAGGAGTGTATAAGggtaagaagaaaaattaccaTCATTATAACTTTCAAATACCTACCCAACAAGTTGCAAGTGTAAACTTCACTAAGCCTTTCCCTACCAACCAACAAAACCCACCAAATGACCAACAAAGTAACCAAATTGTTAATCCTCCAAGAAGGAACTTTCAAAGAACCCAAGAACGATTGCCACCATTACCACTTCCCTTGGGAGAAATGTATTCAAAGTTGTTGAGTATTGGGCAAGTGGCCCCTGTTCCCTTAACCCCATTGCAACCTCCATACCCAAATTGGTATAAGCCGGATCTGACATGTGAGTATCATGCTGGTATTGTTGGGCATAACATTGAAAGCTGTAATGCATTTAAAAACAAGCTTCTGCAATTGATAAAAGCTGGATGGATAACTTTTGATGATGCACCGAATGTGAATTCTAACCATTTACCCAATCATACTACAAGTAGTGGAGGGGTAAATGTTGTAGGAGTAGAGGATAAGAAGAAAAGAGTTTTGAAGGTTTCCATGGAAAGACTGTACGGTATGATAGTACAGTCTGGATATTTACCTGAG GAAGTGAAAAGGATGCTGACTTTCGGCATGATAAGGATAGAGAGTGAAGAAGAAAGTAGTGAAGTTGGGATGATAGGCCGTCAGGAGAAAAAAGTGGAGGTTTGTAGACTCCAACCAACTATGGGTGGTCCACCAAAACTAATCCTGACCAAACCTGTGTGCACAAATAGTGGAAGTTATGGCACAATGCCTTACAATTATGGatattctttcaacattaagGATCCTACTCCTATCTTCCATACTGAAATCGGTGGTTTAACTCGAAGTGGTCGGTGTTTTACACCAGAAGAATTGGAGAGGCAGAGGAAagctaaaggaaaagaaatagttGATGCTTTTAAAGGTATGGAAGTAAACAAACCTATAAGTGAAGATGAGTCTAATGAATTTCTGAAGTTGATGAAGCATAGTGAGTATAGTATGGTAGATCAGTTGAAGAAAACTCCTGCTAGAATCTCTTTAATGTCACTTATCTTGAGTTCTGAATTACACCGTAAAGCATTGCAAAAGGTGTTGAATGAAGCATATGTGCCCCAAGATATTACTCAGGATACAATGGAACATTTGGTGGGAAGAATTCAAGCCTCTAATTACTTATACTTCACTGAAGATGAGCTAGACCCGGAAGGGACTGGGCATAACAAGCCTTTGTACATCACCGTGAAATGTAAGAACTGTCTGATCGGCAAAGTGCTTGTGGATAATGGTTCAGCTCTGAATGTGTTACCAAGGCATATGCTAGATGAGATGCCAATTGATGCTACTTATATGAGGCCAAGCACTATGACAGCTAGAGCATATGATGGTTCCCCTAGACAGGTAATAGGGACCATTGACATTGAATTGTTTGTAGGGCCTCAGATGTTTTTGGTAACCCTACAAGTAATGGATATACATCCTTCATATAGCATGTTATTGGGAAGACCATGGATACACGCCTCTGGGGCTGTGACATCATCTCTACACCAATGTTTGAAGTACATTATCAATGGTACTTTAGTGAAAGTTAAGGCAGAAGAAACCTTGTCCATGATAAGGAATGTGTCAGTCCCTTATATTGAAGCAGAAGATTGCAAAGATGGGAATCTCCATGCCTTCGAGATTGTGAATACTGAATGGGTACCAGAGAATATGGTGCTGAGAAGACCAATTATTTCTGATACTTCCAGAATGATAGCTAAGTGCTTTTTGAAACATGGGCTACCATTCCAGAATGCTTCACTTACTGGAAGTTTTAAGGGAGTCAACATGATGAAAGTTAATGCTGCTGATCAGAGGTTTGGGCTTGGCTTTAAGCCTAAGAAATATGATTACAAGAGAGCTGCTAGGATTAAGTGA